ATAACTTGGAATGTGAAATGAGCAGCACAGTTCACGAATGCACACAGCACATGAACCCAAGCGATCTACCATCTGATGAGAGATTTCCAGCTGCCAGTATTCCTGTTCTGAAATGAAAGGCTGAGGGTTGAACCTCGCAGGATTATTGAAGCTAGTGCTCCATGCCGCAGGATGGATCCATGTAAGAAGCAGCAACTCAAAGCTTTGATGCAGTACTATCCCCCACCCCAcacaggagatgagagagaacGAACGAGACCAGCTCTTTGGAAAAAGAGAGGAAAGAAAGCATTTTTGTGACTATGGTTAAGTGTGTGTTCAGCTGAGATAAAGCCAAAAGAAAGCCACAGCAACAACTGTATATATGCTAACTTCTCTCAGGGATATTTGCTGAATCACTCATCATGTATCTCCATTTTATACTAGTAAAAACAGAAGGCTATACATTTGGGGTTataagcatagaaatagaatgaatagaacagactTGGAACCTTTAACCCTGGCAATTTGAGTGGACACCCATTCTATTAATTCTGTTTCTATGAGTATAAGTAGATTCCTTCATTGACTAATAAGAAGAGCCAATGAAAATAAGGCATGTGTCCATTTTATTCATTCTCACAAAGACAACTCTGGAAGCAATTACCTCAGCATTAGGAAGATAAAACACTAATTCATTTCTTTCTACCTCCAGAGCTGCCCAAAAGCCTCTCCATAATTTATTGAaagtcttcccctctctccaaaTGAAAGCATCAATTAGCCTTATATATAGGCCTAACATGGGAGATAAAAGTGGTTTTCTCTCTCGTGAATGTGGGGATGATAGGACAGCTTCCCTTGTGGATAAAATGCAATGATTTTACATTATTTTAATTAAAATGATAAGTCATCATGAAAACAGTTGGTAGTTCATGTTATCTTTGCAGAGACTCAGATGCACCACCTACCACCAATAGTGATTTTGTTGCCTTATCATGTGTCTTTGTTCTCTATGGTTCAGCCAGCTGCACATATGGTAGCCTCCTTCCCTTCCAACAATTGGATTCTGATTCCTTTCAAAACATATGCAGTGCTCCCATAACCATCATAACCATTTTATATTACAGTGTTATTACATCAGGAGAGACAATGGGCTCACACACAGCCAGTGGTTGGTGTTATTTGGTACAGGACTGGCATCTCTCCAGTCCATCAGGGTAGCAAGCCTGGCATCGCAGCACACTGATAGACTCATTGAAGCGGTTGGCCAGCATTGACAGCTTGCTGCCATGGCATAGAGAGCAGGGGGCACAGCCCGAACCTCCACAATGCTGGCAGCCAGACACTGCATCCTGctggaggcacacacacatacacacagtgtcACTAACAACCCAGAGAAACACTGCCACCCATGTCAACTCATATGACATATCGTTACTAATGAATCAAACAAAATGGTAGAAAAGTACAAGTCGAAAAAAGATGACCTGGGTCCAAACAGAGAATTTTAAAAAGGcaacaaagaaagagagaaaaaatgaAATATTAGAAAATATGGAGAGGCAGAGGAAATGAGAAAcccagtgagagaaagagagatgagttAGGAATGGAAAGaccaaaagagagggagagacagaatggaggagcgagggggagagcaagagggagggggagagcaagagggaggggagagagggggtgggggggagcgaggggggaaggggggagcgagacggagagcgagaggggggagagggggggagaaagaaggagagagtgcAACTGGCAATCAGTTGAAGAAGCGACCATGGGGAATTACTGAGAGTATCCCGGCTCATAAATGGCAGCAGAGAAACTGAGTAGTCATCACTATCTGTGCAGTCAGTAGGcagagatgtggtagagagagacagagaaggggataGCATTGCTGAAGCACATTAACACGGTGCAAGGTGTTCTGGTCAGGCCTTTTTACCCCGTCCTGTCGATGGGTGCTCTGCTCCTCCCCGTCCTGTGGATGTGTGCTCTGCTCCTCCCCATGAGCACAGAGGGCTTTGGGCCTCCTCTTACCCCCTCTGTTACGCCCCTGTGAGTACTCGTCCACTCCCCCCGGGGTCTGAGGATGTCGCCCCGTCCCTTCTTCCCTCCGAGGGGCCCGGATGATCCGCAGATTGCTGGTGTAGATTATTATCTTTCCGAAGTCCAATACTGAAGACTAGAGGGCAAACAAAAAAGCATGGTCAAGGTCTTTGATGAGCATTACTTAGTACAAAGTAGTTgatgtgtgtctctttgttagcAACAGAGGCGTCGCTCCTAATTGCCGGTGATTCCACACATAGAAACGCATACAACGCTCTCTCTCATccaccatttggcaaatctgacaataACTCTATCCTCCGGAttcctcttggaactccccatcccggatccgggatcgtgactaaagcctcaggctcattagcataacgcaacgttaacgatttctgaaaatcgcaaataaaatgaaaataatgcgtctgctctcaagcttagccttttcttaacaacactgtcatctcagattttcaaaatatgcttttgaaccatagaaattgactaatttgtgtaagagtatgcaaagctagcatagcattttgagtagcatttagcacgcaacattttcacaaaaaccagataaccaaataaataaaatcatttacctttgaagagcttctgatgttttcaatgaggagactctcagttacataccaaatgcgcagtttttcctgaaagcgtctgtgtgtaggagaaatcgttccgttttctacattgcatctggctaccgaaacgaaccgaaaattcagtcacctacaacgtaaaactttttccgaattaactacataatatcgaccgaaacatggcaaacgttgtttgtaatcctcaaggtgttttttcacatatctcttcattgatatatcgttcgtggaagcttgctttcctctctgaatcgcatggaaaaatactggcagctgacttttgcgcaccaatttcggcgtaggacaccgggcggacacctggtaaatgtggtctcttatggtcaatcttccaatgatctgcctacaaatacgtcacaatgctgcagacaccttggggaaacgacagaaagggttgactcactcctcttgcattcacagccatataaggagacaatggaaaacagcctcaaaaatcctgctcatttcctggatgccgtctcatcttggttttgcctgaagctcacgttctagggcacgcacagaaaatatcttggtagttctggacacgtcagagtgttttctttcgaaagctaccaatta
Above is a genomic segment from Oncorhynchus masou masou isolate Uvic2021 chromosome 12, UVic_Omas_1.1, whole genome shotgun sequence containing:
- the LOC135549242 gene encoding glutaredoxin domain-containing cysteine-rich protein 2, with product MEELQRKLDKRYDSDQLYDSKPRKVRFKLASSVSGRVLKHVYEDGQELDSPEEKYPHSFHSHKMPRHLEMEQLCGFQDMQDQGLYPPTGLMAQRINVYRGGANYRPSAHNDTPEGVPNSSVLDFGKIIIYTSNLRIIRAPRREEGTGRHPQTPGGVDEYSQGRNRGGKRRPKALCAHGEEQSTHPQDGEEQSTHRQDGVKRPDQNTLHRVNVLQQLSGCQHCGGSGCAPCSLCHGSKLSMLANRFNESISVLRCQACYPDGLERCQSCTK